Within the Saccharopolyspora gloriosae genome, the region ACGAGTTCGACGACGCGTTCCAGCCGCTGCACCAAGTGGTCATCCCGAACATCGGCCTGCTCGTCGGGGAGATGTGGGACCTCGATGCGCTCGCCGCGGACTGCGTGCAGGACGGAGTGCACGAGTTCTGGCTCACCGCCGCGCCGCTGCCCATCACGGGCGCGGTCGGCTCACCCGTCAACCCGATCGCGGTCAAGTGACCACCGCCCCCGAAGGGAACTCCATGCGACACGCGCATCGTCGAGTCCTCGTCCTCGGTGGTGGGACCGCCGGGAACGCCCTCACCGTCCTGCTGCGCGGGAGCGGGATCGACGTCGATCTGGTCGAGTCCACATCGGACTGGAACGCTGATGCCGGGTCCGGGATCACGTTGCAGGGGAACGCGTTGCGGGTCCTGCGAGAAGTCGGGGTGCTGCCGGCGGTGCTCGCTCAGGGCTTCGCGTTCGACTCGCTCGGCATCACCGCGGCCGACGGCACCGTGCTGCACGTCGCCACGGATCTGCGCACCGGCGGCGCCGACCTTCCGGCCACGGTCGGCATGCGCCGGCCGCAGCTGCAACGGCTGCTGAGCGAGGCCGTGCGGGCCTCCGGCGCCCGCGTGCGGCTGGGAACCCGGGCCGTGGAGGTGCGTCAGGACGCCGACACCGTCGAGGTCGGGTTCTCCGACGGCTCGTCCGGGGAGTACGACCTGGTCGTCATCGCCGAGGGCGTGCGTTCCGCGACGCGGGCGCTGATCGGCATCGGCGACCGGCCGGTGCCGACCGGGATGGCGATCTGGCGGGCGCCCGTACCTCGCCCGCGCGGGGTGGCACGCACCGATGTGGCCTACGGCGGGCCGTGCTTCATCGCCGGGTACTGCCCGACCGGACCCGACACGATGTACGCCTACCTGGTCGAGCGGAACCGGGACCGGGCGAAGCCGGACCCGGACTCCTACGCGGACGAGATGCGCGGTCTGGCAGCGGGATACGGCGGTGCCTGGCCGGAGATCAGCGCCGCGATCACCGACCCGCGCCGGATCAACTACACGTGGTTCGAGCGGTACCTGGTGGAAGGACCGTGGCATCGCGGTCGTTCTGTGCTCGCGGGCGACGCCGCGCATTGCTGCCCGCCCACGATCGCGCAAGGCGCGGCGATGTCCCTGGAGGACGTCCACGTGCTCGCCGAGTTGCTGACCGGCGCCGAGGACTGGGACGACGAGCTGCTGAACGGTTACCGGGAGCGCCGGATGCCGCGAGTGCGGATGGTCGTGGACGCATCGGTGCGGATCGGGGAGTGGCTGCTGCGGTCGGCGCCGGACGCGGACATCCCCGGCCTGATGGGCCGCACCATGACGGCGTTGGCGGTGCGCCCATGATTATGTCCACAGTGGACGTTCATGCGCACGTGCTGCTGCCGGAACTGGACGAGGCGGTCGCCGGACGGCCCGGTCACGCCGAATCGCGGGAACTCGACGCGCGTCGCAACGGCACCGAAGCCCTCGCGGTCAACCGCCGGATGATCGGCGAGCGGCTCCCCCTGCTGACCGATCCGGCTCGGCGGCTCGCGGCGATGGACGCCGCCGGAGTGGACGTGCAGCTCGTCAGTCCTTCACCGTCGCACTATCACCACTGGGCCGGCCCCGGCCTGGCCGAGGAACTGTGCCGCCGGGCGGGCGAGGGCACGGCCGCGCACTGCGCGACCGCCCCCGACCGGCTGGTCGGCCTCGGCTTGGCGCCGTTGCAGCATCCGGTCCTGATGGCGCGATCGCTGGAGGACGCGCTCGCTCGCGGCCTGGTCGGTGTCGAGATCTCCTCGCACGCGCCCGGTTCCGGCGCCGCGCCGCCGGTGGAGCTCTCGGATCCACGGCTCGCGGAGTTCTGGGACCTCGCCGAACGGGCCGGTGCGCTGGTGTTCCTGCACCCGTTCGGCTGCACCCTCGACGAGCGGTTGGACCGGTGGTACCTGTCCAACTCCGTGGGCCAGCCCGTGGAGAACGCGGTGGCGCTGTCGCACCTGATCTTCTCCGGTGTGCTGGACCGCCACCCGGAGCTGCGGCTGATCGCGGCGCACGGCGGCGGCTACCTGCCCGCGCACCTCGGCCGCGCCGACCACGCGTGGCGCACCCGTCCCGACGCGCGGGCAGGCTGCGCCCGCGAACCCAGCGCGTACCTGCGGAACCTGTACTTCGACTCGCTCGTGCACGACCCGTTCGCGTTGCGGGAGCTCGTGCGGGCGGCGGGTGCCGGCCGCGTGCTGCTCGGCTCCGACTTCCCCTTCGACATGGGGACCGGGGACCCGCTGGGCGCACTGCGCGCGGCCGAGGTCTCCGAACCCGATTTCCACGCCATCCGCGGCGGGAACGCCGCGGCCCTGCTGCCCATCCGAGGAGGAACCCCATGACCGAGCGGCTGCTCACCCACCTGCGGCACGTCGACCTCGCCGTGCCGGACTACGACAAGCAATTGGACTTCTACTCCGGTGTCTGGGGCCTGACGAAGGTCGCCGACGACTCCGGTGTGTCGTTCCTGGCCGCCGAAGGATCACCGGAGAACTACGTGATCCGGCTGCGCAAGGCCGACGAGAAGCGGCTCGACCTGGTCTCCTACGGAGTGGCGAGCCCGGCCGACGCGGACCTGCTCGCGGAACGCCTGCTCGCGGGCGGGGTGGAGCTGATCACGCGACCGGGACCGATCGACACTCCCGGCGGCGGATACGGATTCCGCTTCTTCGACGTGGACGGGCGCACCATCGAGGTCAGCGCCGACGTGCGGGTCCGCGCGCACCGCAAGATCGAGGAGCGGGAGGCGGTGCCGGTGCGGCTCTCGCACGTTGTGCTCAACTCGCCGGATCTCGACCGCACCCGGCTCTGGTACCAGCGGCACCTCGGGTTCGCGCTCTCGGACACCCTCAGCTCGCCGCACATGGGCGATGTCATGCACTTCATGCGGATCAGCGACCAGCACCACTCGATGGCGCTGGCCCGCGGGCCGCACACCTCGCTGCACCACATCTCCTTCGAGATGCGCGGCC harbors:
- a CDS encoding amidohydrolase family protein gives rise to the protein MSTVDVHAHVLLPELDEAVAGRPGHAESRELDARRNGTEALAVNRRMIGERLPLLTDPARRLAAMDAAGVDVQLVSPSPSHYHHWAGPGLAEELCRRAGEGTAAHCATAPDRLVGLGLAPLQHPVLMARSLEDALARGLVGVEISSHAPGSGAAPPVELSDPRLAEFWDLAERAGALVFLHPFGCTLDERLDRWYLSNSVGQPVENAVALSHLIFSGVLDRHPELRLIAAHGGGYLPAHLGRADHAWRTRPDARAGCAREPSAYLRNLYFDSLVHDPFALRELVRAAGAGRVLLGSDFPFDMGTGDPLGALRAAEVSEPDFHAIRGGNAAALLPIRGGTP
- a CDS encoding FAD-dependent monooxygenase is translated as MRHAHRRVLVLGGGTAGNALTVLLRGSGIDVDLVESTSDWNADAGSGITLQGNALRVLREVGVLPAVLAQGFAFDSLGITAADGTVLHVATDLRTGGADLPATVGMRRPQLQRLLSEAVRASGARVRLGTRAVEVRQDADTVEVGFSDGSSGEYDLVVIAEGVRSATRALIGIGDRPVPTGMAIWRAPVPRPRGVARTDVAYGGPCFIAGYCPTGPDTMYAYLVERNRDRAKPDPDSYADEMRGLAAGYGGAWPEISAAITDPRRINYTWFERYLVEGPWHRGRSVLAGDAAHCCPPTIAQGAAMSLEDVHVLAELLTGAEDWDDELLNGYRERRMPRVRMVVDASVRIGEWLLRSAPDADIPGLMGRTMTALAVRP
- a CDS encoding VOC family protein, which codes for MTERLLTHLRHVDLAVPDYDKQLDFYSGVWGLTKVADDSGVSFLAAEGSPENYVIRLRKADEKRLDLVSYGVASPADADLLAERLLAGGVELITRPGPIDTPGGGYGFRFFDVDGRTIEVSADVRVRAHRKIEEREAVPVRLSHVVLNSPDLDRTRLWYQRHLGFALSDTLSSPHMGDVMHFMRISDQHHSMALARGPHTSLHHISFEMRGLDEYMRGSGRVLRSGYRKIWGPGRHLAGDNTFTYFLDPHGNTIEYTTELELLDEDTWHPHVYDFSEPEVTDQWGTSNPMNELVAKESFNDPDRGCFIAPPV